A single region of the Mustela lutreola isolate mMusLut2 chromosome 2, mMusLut2.pri, whole genome shotgun sequence genome encodes:
- the LOC131825159 gene encoding elongation factor 1-gamma-like, translating into MAAGTLYTYPENWRAFKALIAAQYSGAQVRVLSAPPHFHFGQTNRTPEFLRKFPAGKVPAFEGDDGFCVFESNAIAYYVSNEELRGSTPEAAAQVVQWVSFADSDIVPPANTWVFPTLGIMHHNKQATENAKEEVRRILGLLDAHLKTRTFLVGERVTLADITVVCTLLWLYKQVLEPSFRQAFPNTNRWFLTCINQPQFRAVLGEVKLCEKMAQFDAKKFAESQPKKDTPRKEKGSREEKQKPQAERKEEKKAAAPAPEEEMDECEQALAAEPKAKDPFAHLPKSTFVLDEFKSKYSNEDTLSVALPYFWEHFDKDGWSLWYAEYRFPEELTQTFMSCNLITGMFQPLDKLRKNAFASVILFGTNNSSSISGVWVFRGQELAFPLSPDWQVDYESYTWRKLDPGSEETQTLVREYFSWEGAFQHVGKTFNQSKIFK; encoded by the coding sequence ATGGCGGCTGGGACCCTGTACACATATCCTGAAAACTGGAGGGCCTTCAAGGCCCTCATTGCTGCTCAGTACAGCGGGGCTCAGGTCCGCGTGCTCTCCGCACCACCCCACTTCCACTTTGGCCAAACCAACCGCACCCCTGAATTTCTCCGTAAATTTCCTGCAGGCAAGGTTCCAGCATTTGAGGGTGACGATGGATTTTGTGTATTCGAGAGCAATGCCATTGCCTACTATGTGAGCAATGAGGAGCTGCGGGGAAGTACTCCTGAGGCAGCAGCCCAGGTGGTGCAGTGGGTGAGCTTTGCTGATAGCGACATAGTGCCCCCGGCCAATACCTGGGTCTTCCCCACCTTGGGCATCATGCACCACAACAAGCAGGCCACAGAGAATGCAAAGGAGGAAGTGAGGCGAATTCTGGGCCTACTGGATGCTCACTTGAAGACGAGGACTTTCCTGGTGGGCGAACGTGTGACACTGGCTGACATCACAGTTGTTTGCACCCTGTTGTGGCTCTATAAACAGGTCCTGGAGCCTTCTTTCCGCCAGGCCTTCCCCAATACCAACCGCTGGTTCCTCACCTGCATTAACCAGCCCCAGTTCCGGGCTGTCTTGGGGGAGGTGAAACTCTGTGAGAAGATGGCCCAGTTCGATGCTAAAAAGTTTGCAGAGAGCCAGCCTAAAAAGGACACCCCACGGAAAGAGAAAGGTTCTcgggaagagaagcagaagccCCAGGCTGAgcggaaagaggagaaaaaggctgctgcccctgctcctgAGGAGGAGATGGATGAATGTGAACAGGCATTGGCTGCTGAGCCCAAGGCCAAGGACCCCTTCGCTCACCTGCCCAAGAGTACCTTTGTGTTGGACGAATTTAAGAGCAAGTACTCCAATGAGGACACACTCTCTGTGGCGCTGCCGTATTTTTGGGAGCATTTTGATAAGGATGGCTGGTCTCTGTGGTACGCTGAGTACCGCTTCCCTGAAGAGCTCACCCAGACCTTCATGAGTTGCAACCTCATCACTGGAATGTTCCAGCCGTTGGACAAACTGAGGAAGAATGCCTTTGCCAGTGTCATCCTCTTTGGAACCAACAACAGCAGCTCCATTTCTGGAGTCTGGGTCTTCCGAGGCCAGGAGCTTGCCTTTCCGCTGAGTCCAGATTGGCAGGTGGACTACGAGTCATATACCTGGCGGAAACTGGATCCTGGCAGCGAGGAGACCCAGACGCTGGTTCGAGAGTACTTTTCCTGGGAGGGGGCCTTCCAGCATGTGGGCAAAACCTTCAATCAGAGCAAGATCTTCAAATGA